A section of the Methanococcus voltae genome encodes:
- the rsmA gene encoding 16S rRNA (adenine(1518)-N(6)/adenine(1519)-N(6))-dimethyltransferase RsmA — MNSNSHKNSKKLGQCFLKDKNFVKKAINRANLNNDDIVLEIGLGEGVLTKELAKVAKKVYVIELDKRLEIFANEVIKEYPNVSIIWEDALKVDLDSLDFNKIVANLPYQISSPITFKFLERKKGFDLAILMYQYEFAKRMAGKEDTKEYGRLSVAVQYSADVKMICKVPPTAFSPKPKVDSAIVSLVKKNPEYDVLDEKMFKNLLKALFQHRNKTVGKALVNSAHEIKLSRESVKQFVEEYSEAFDFKERVFKLPGFKIGELANLLTKFNS; from the coding sequence ATGAATTCAAATTCTCATAAAAATTCTAAAAAATTAGGTCAATGCTTTTTAAAGGATAAAAATTTCGTAAAAAAAGCAATAAATCGTGCAAATTTAAACAATGATGATATTGTACTTGAAATAGGTCTCGGGGAAGGCGTACTCACAAAAGAACTTGCAAAAGTTGCTAAAAAAGTTTATGTAATCGAACTTGATAAAAGACTCGAAATATTTGCCAATGAAGTAATTAAAGAGTACCCTAATGTAAGTATAATCTGGGAAGATGCTTTAAAAGTAGATTTGGATTCATTAGACTTTAACAAGATAGTTGCAAATTTACCATATCAAATTTCATCACCGATTACATTTAAATTTTTAGAACGTAAAAAAGGTTTTGATTTAGCCATACTTATGTATCAGTATGAATTTGCCAAAAGAATGGCGGGAAAAGAAGATACAAAGGAATATGGTAGACTTAGCGTAGCAGTTCAGTATTCTGCAGATGTAAAAATGATATGCAAAGTTCCACCGACTGCATTTTCACCTAAACCAAAAGTAGACTCAGCAATTGTTAGTTTGGTTAAGAAAAATCCAGAATATGACGTTTTAGACGAAAAAATGTTTAAAAACTTGCTTAAAGCACTATTTCAGCATAGGAATAAAACTGTCGGTAAAGCACTTGTTAATTCAGCACACGAAATTAAACTTAGTCGTGAATCGGTGAAACAATTTGTAGAAGAGTATTCTGAAGCATTTGACTTTAAAGAACGAGTTTTTAAATTGCCAGGTTTTAAAATAGGAGAATTAGCTAATTTATTAACCAAATTCAATTCTTAA
- a CDS encoding oligosaccharide repeat unit polymerase family protein, with translation MNLNLNLKEKVNPHDIFVLISCMFVILASNISITTGAIVLFCATFLYISFIVGKRLIKLYMTSDDNENDDNENFLTKLKQNINYEKQTKIGLLLITIGALFTVADLIWVSGVPLFDPASRKFLNVGFTAFAHLLPLGWAIVVSCVEMSKKKVFTYSLVFATLIALLGYRTQVIILLLSTIFVMYYNNKLSNKQVVYPVVGLALIVLVMSVLRFYALNIGGNPIVSRIQLTMNILDMVIQNFEGSLQGILHTAIFSSYGLIPGVSSGPRTIVANNLGIEGVTITPTIFGAVFADFGYLGLVSYFGLLGMFIGALHYISSKLNGIFMGIYAILIAYLLAGIETGLLDLDVVCFFGLGAFSLLYVVYEVHKLKNKAKNKK, from the coding sequence ATGAATTTAAACTTAAATTTAAAAGAAAAAGTTAATCCACATGATATTTTTGTTCTTATAAGTTGTATGTTCGTAATACTTGCATCAAATATTTCAATAACCACTGGGGCTATTGTATTATTTTGCGCAACTTTCCTCTACATTTCGTTTATTGTTGGAAAAAGATTAATTAAATTATATATGACCTCAGATGATAATGAAAATGATGATAATGAAAATTTTCTTACAAAGCTAAAACAAAACATTAACTATGAAAAGCAAACTAAAATAGGCTTGTTATTAATTACAATCGGTGCTTTGTTCACCGTTGCAGATTTAATCTGGGTGAGTGGCGTTCCATTATTTGACCCTGCTTCAAGGAAATTTTTGAATGTTGGATTTACTGCATTTGCACATCTTTTACCATTAGGTTGGGCGATTGTAGTTTCTTGTGTGGAAATGAGTAAAAAAAAGGTATTTACCTATTCATTAGTATTTGCAACGTTAATTGCGTTATTAGGGTATAGGACACAGGTTATTATATTGCTATTATCTACAATATTTGTAATGTACTATAACAATAAACTATCAAACAAACAGGTTGTTTATCCGGTAGTTGGGCTTGCCTTGATTGTATTAGTTATGTCAGTATTGCGATTTTACGCATTAAATATCGGTGGAAATCCTATTGTATCACGTATACAACTCACTATGAACATACTGGATATGGTAATTCAAAATTTTGAGGGTAGTCTTCAGGGAATTTTGCATACTGCAATATTCTCATCTTACGGGCTTATTCCCGGTGTTAGCTCTGGTCCTCGTACCATAGTAGCAAATAATCTTGGAATAGAGGGTGTCACAATTACACCCACAATATTTGGGGCAGTTTTCGCAGACTTTGGATACTTAGGTTTAGTTTCATACTTTGGACTGTTAGGTATGTTCATAGGAGCACTACATTACATTAGCAGTAAACTTAACGGTATATTTATGGGTATTTATGCCATATTAATAGCTTATCTACTTGCAGGAATTGAAACAGGTCTATTGGACCTTGATGTGGTATGTTTCTTTGGATTAGGTGCTTTTTCATTGCTTTATGTAGTATATGAAGTTCATAAATTAAAAAATAAAGCTAAAAATAAAAAATAA
- a CDS encoding TrmB family transcriptional regulator sugar-binding domain-containing protein — MKLKIGILEILVILSIVITAGVLGYNFLGSNTTKYDYSGEEMYKCAWVSENILKKGFILNAEVDGEWTADKSPFKDTVRIIGASGGTLTVIYGDKEYEMGGRLASKEDVAIKYIKLVPAGNSMITYRLNSVQASSYADLKSKIEQETAITGLTPEYIIIEGSIASDGNTLLPTTQQEIRNVFKYEKLMPTFSILINGTTMMGEFEITHFESFDEILHPNNVLTSDLKVSVVYSETEAEITEKIGEDVKLKISSWK; from the coding sequence ATGAAATTAAAAATCGGTATTTTAGAGATACTCGTTATCCTCTCGATAGTTATTACGGCAGGAGTTTTGGGATATAACTTTTTAGGCTCAAATACGACTAAATACGACTATAGTGGAGAGGAAATGTATAAATGTGCGTGGGTATCTGAAAATATCTTAAAAAAAGGATTTATTTTAAATGCGGAAGTAGATGGAGAATGGACTGCGGATAAAAGTCCATTCAAGGATACGGTGCGAATAATTGGTGCAAGCGGGGGAACCCTTACTGTAATCTATGGCGATAAGGAATACGAAATGGGCGGTAGATTAGCATCTAAAGAAGACGTTGCAATAAAATACATAAAATTAGTACCTGCGGGTAATTCAATGATTACTTATAGGTTAAATAGCGTACAAGCAAGCTCTTATGCTGATTTAAAATCCAAAATTGAGCAAGAAACTGCAATAACTGGATTAACTCCTGAATATATTATTATTGAAGGTTCAATCGCTTCAGATGGAAATACATTGTTACCTACAACACAGCAAGAGATTAGAAATGTTTTCAAATATGAAAAATTAATGCCTACATTCAGTATATTAATTAACGGTACTACAATGATGGGAGAATTCGAAATTACTCATTTTGAGTCTTTTGATGAAATTTTACACCCGAATAATGTATTAACATCAGATTTAAAAGTTTCAGTAGTATATTCAGAAACTGAAGCTGAAATAACTGAAAAAATTGGCGAAGATGTTAAATTAAAAATTAGTTCTTGGAAATAA
- a CDS encoding AEC family transporter, with the protein MDIMIIIVALILVGYIAKVSKILSEDHILALNNIVIYMGIPSTIFLNVLENVRVDQLSEFLKLPILVFLMSAFCIITSYYVGKALKMSDKSLGAFILLCTLGNTSFMGYPVINGFYGAEGLTRAIFWDMGSVIVIMGLGTYIGLKMSGAKKNVALEIMKFPPIVAGVFSTLLVVLGFNLSYMPSIIVETLTYFSQATIALIMISLGLSLSPSALKFGMFYGLVASVIRLLLAPAFTFGASEFVLDNTLDRNVAVLQSGTSSAMMSLVFAIQYDLDIKMIASGCFITTVVSIGTLTALYHILNFI; encoded by the coding sequence ATGGATATAATGATAATAATTGTAGCTTTAATTTTGGTTGGATATATTGCAAAAGTAAGCAAGATATTAAGCGAAGACCATATTTTAGCACTTAATAACATAGTTATTTACATGGGCATACCTTCCACAATATTTTTAAATGTACTTGAAAATGTAAGAGTTGACCAACTTTCAGAATTTTTAAAATTACCGATTTTGGTATTTTTAATGTCTGCATTTTGTATAATAACCTCGTATTATGTAGGAAAAGCTTTAAAAATGAGTGATAAATCACTTGGTGCATTTATACTATTGTGTACACTTGGAAATACAAGCTTTATGGGTTATCCTGTGATAAATGGATTTTACGGGGCAGAAGGACTTACAAGAGCAATATTTTGGGATATGGGTAGCGTAATTGTCATTATGGGACTTGGTACGTATATCGGTCTTAAGATGTCTGGAGCTAAAAAAAATGTTGCTTTGGAAATTATGAAATTCCCGCCGATTGTAGCGGGGGTTTTTAGTACTTTACTTGTTGTACTTGGATTTAATTTATCATATATGCCCTCAATTATTGTTGAAACGCTTACGTACTTTTCACAAGCCACCATCGCTTTGATTATGATATCCTTGGGTTTGTCGTTATCCCCTTCAGCCCTTAAATTTGGGATGTTCTATGGATTAGTAGCTTCTGTTATTCGTTTATTACTTGCCCCTGCATTCACTTTTGGGGCTTCAGAGTTCGTATTAGATAATACGTTGGACAGAAACGTTGCAGTATTACAATCTGGGACTTCTTCAGCTATGATGAGCTTAGTATTTGCAATACAGTATGATTTAGATATTAAAATGATAGCTTCAGGTTGCTTTATTACCACCGTCGTGTCTATTGGTACTCTTACGGCGTTATATCACATTTTGAATTTTATATAA
- a CDS encoding phosphopantetheine adenylyltransferase: MKISKIMNIKNTTNKLEKNESKSDLYPKKVVIGGTFDIIHKGHEKLLKYGSKFGKLYIGITSDEYLKKYGKYEKHDINPLIIRIKKLETFLSENDMDFDIQIINDPYGDTLETDYDYIIVSPETLSNAEKINEIRVEKGKKPLKIELCEFELAEDNKPISTTRIRNNELDKNGHTITYNEE; encoded by the coding sequence ATGAAAATATCCAAAATAATGAATATAAAAAATACCACAAATAAATTGGAAAAAAATGAATCAAAATCAGATTTATACCCTAAAAAAGTTGTAATAGGCGGTACTTTTGATATAATACATAAGGGACATGAAAAATTGCTAAAATATGGTTCAAAATTTGGTAAACTTTATATTGGAATTACGAGTGATGAGTACCTTAAAAAATACGGCAAATATGAAAAACACGATATAAATCCGTTGATAATTAGAATTAAAAAGTTAGAAACATTTCTTTCAGAAAACGATATGGATTTTGATATACAAATCATAAATGACCCTTATGGCGATACTTTAGAAACTGACTACGATTATATTATAGTTAGTCCGGAAACACTTTCTAATGCCGAAAAAATAAATGAAATACGTGTTGAAAAAGGAAAAAAACCCCTAAAAATAGAATTATGTGAATTCGAACTGGCGGAAGATAATAAACCGATATCAACAACTCGAATAAGAAATAACGAATTGGATAAAAATGGACATACGATAACATACAATGAAGAGTAA
- the ppsA gene encoding phosphoenolpyruvate synthase, with translation MKLIAWLDELTNEDVDIAGGKGASLGEMWNAKLPVPPAFVTTAVAYRYFIEETNLKNTIKHILEGLDVNDSKKLIKASEDVRKAIETVEMPEDLKLSIVESYNKLGDGEDIFVAVRSSATAEDLPDASFAGQQETFLNMKGNDEVLDAVRKCYSSLFTPRAIFYREQKGFDHFEVALCAVVQKMADADEAGVMFTVNPINQNHDQMVVEAAWGYGEGVVSGTVSPDTYLIAKGAEKITDINVASKDTMFIKNEEGKTEEIKTPAEKVDLQVLNETKILKLAQVGKLIEKHYAQPMDIEWVYEGDELYMVQARPITTLDKEGAKKTTAEEQYDAEILLKGIGASPGTMSGEVKLILDLDQIGDVVDGDILVTKMTTPDMVPGMKKAAAIITDDGGLTCHAAIISRELGTPCVVGTKKATQILKNGETVTVDGEKGIIYSGAVAKKQNNMEQGQQQVIYESNPIITATDIKVNVSMPEVAERAAATGADGVGLLRAEHMILGTGVHPSKILNEQGSEALVEVFIEGIKKVADAFYPRPVTYRTLDAPTDEFMGLEGGQDEPHEQNPMMGWRGIRRGLDQPEILSCELKAIKRLREDGYRNLNIMIPLVTNVDEIRKVKAIGKEVGLNMRTDIEFGIMVETPAAALIIDDIVKEGVDFVSFGTNDLTQYVIAIDRNNEFVAKYYMENHPAVLKLIEHVIKICRENDVKTSVCGQAGSRPAIVEKLVEWGITSISSNIDAVKTIRSVVARTEQKIILDSIRNAKK, from the coding sequence ATGAAATTAATAGCTTGGTTAGATGAACTAACAAATGAAGATGTAGATATAGCAGGCGGAAAGGGTGCTTCATTAGGTGAAATGTGGAACGCAAAATTACCCGTACCTCCTGCATTTGTTACTACGGCAGTCGCATACAGATATTTCATTGAAGAAACTAACTTAAAAAATACTATTAAACACATTCTCGAAGGTTTAGATGTAAACGATTCAAAAAAATTAATAAAAGCTTCCGAAGATGTTAGAAAAGCTATCGAAACGGTGGAAATGCCGGAAGATTTAAAATTAAGCATTGTCGAATCATACAACAAATTAGGCGATGGCGAAGATATTTTTGTAGCAGTTAGGAGTTCAGCCACAGCTGAAGATTTACCTGATGCAAGTTTCGCGGGACAGCAAGAAACATTTTTAAATATGAAAGGTAATGACGAAGTTCTTGACGCAGTTAGGAAGTGCTATTCATCATTATTTACCCCGAGAGCTATTTTTTACAGAGAACAGAAAGGATTTGACCACTTTGAAGTAGCTTTATGTGCAGTAGTTCAAAAAATGGCTGATGCAGATGAAGCAGGTGTAATGTTCACAGTTAACCCAATTAATCAAAATCACGACCAGATGGTTGTTGAAGCTGCTTGGGGATACGGTGAAGGTGTTGTAAGTGGTACAGTTAGTCCAGACACTTATTTAATAGCGAAAGGTGCTGAAAAAATTACCGATATAAATGTTGCAAGCAAAGACACAATGTTTATTAAAAATGAAGAAGGAAAAACCGAAGAAATAAAAACACCAGCTGAAAAAGTAGATTTACAAGTATTAAATGAGACTAAAATTTTAAAACTTGCGCAAGTTGGTAAATTAATTGAAAAACACTATGCTCAACCTATGGACATTGAATGGGTTTACGAAGGCGATGAATTATACATGGTTCAAGCAAGACCTATTACCACATTGGACAAAGAAGGAGCTAAAAAAACGACAGCAGAAGAACAATACGATGCTGAGATATTATTAAAAGGTATTGGTGCTTCACCAGGTACTATGTCAGGAGAAGTTAAATTAATATTGGACCTTGACCAAATCGGGGACGTTGTGGACGGGGATATATTAGTAACAAAAATGACCACTCCAGATATGGTTCCAGGAATGAAAAAAGCTGCTGCAATTATCACCGATGACGGTGGTTTAACTTGCCACGCTGCAATCATATCAAGAGAATTAGGTACTCCTTGTGTAGTAGGTACTAAAAAAGCAACCCAAATTTTGAAAAATGGCGAAACTGTAACCGTAGATGGTGAAAAAGGTATTATTTACTCAGGTGCAGTTGCTAAAAAACAGAATAATATGGAACAAGGACAACAGCAAGTCATATATGAAAGCAACCCAATAATCACAGCTACAGATATTAAAGTTAATGTTAGTATGCCTGAAGTAGCTGAAAGAGCTGCAGCGACTGGTGCTGACGGTGTAGGATTATTAAGAGCTGAACACATGATTTTAGGAACTGGTGTTCACCCAAGTAAAATATTAAACGAACAAGGTTCTGAAGCACTTGTTGAAGTATTTATCGAAGGAATTAAAAAAGTAGCAGATGCATTTTACCCAAGACCGGTCACATATAGAACTTTAGACGCTCCAACAGATGAATTTATGGGTTTAGAAGGTGGGCAAGATGAACCACACGAACAAAACCCAATGATGGGATGGAGAGGTATCAGAAGAGGTTTAGACCAGCCAGAAATCTTAAGTTGCGAATTAAAAGCAATTAAAAGACTTAGAGAAGATGGATACAGAAATTTAAACATAATGATACCACTTGTCACAAATGTGGATGAAATTAGAAAAGTTAAAGCAATAGGTAAAGAAGTAGGTTTAAACATGAGAACCGATATTGAATTTGGTATTATGGTTGAAACCCCGGCTGCTGCTTTAATTATTGACGATATTGTAAAAGAAGGTGTTGACTTCGTTAGTTTTGGAACTAATGACTTGACACAGTATGTAATTGCAATTGATAGAAACAATGAGTTTGTAGCTAAATACTATATGGAAAACCACCCTGCAGTTTTAAAATTAATTGAACACGTTATAAAAATTTGTAGAGAAAACGATGTTAAAACATCAGTTTGTGGACAAGCTGGAAGTAGACCTGCAATTGTTGAGAAATTGGTTGAATGGGGTATTACAAGTATTTCCTCAAACATTGATGCTGTAAAAACCATTAGAAGCGTAGTTGCAAGAACAGAACAAAAAATAATTTTAGATTCAATAAGAAATGCTAAAAAATAA
- a CDS encoding transketolase, with protein sequence MSENKNTNKNTKTMEQKVQDLTQITKKLRYNIVKMIAKANSGHPGGSLSAIDVVATLYYEVMNQDASNPNMPNRDRFILSKGHACPAVYATLASLNYFSENELWNLRQVGALLQGHPTIEIPGIEANTGSLGQGFSASVGVALGCRLDKYENNVFTLLGDGECQEGQVWEAAMAAHHYKLDNLIAIVDRNKLQIDGCTEDVMCLGDVKAKFDAFGWNTFEIDGHDYKAIIETIETAKALKNGKPTAIVANTIKGKGVSFMENNVGFHGKAPNAEQLEQALNELSN encoded by the coding sequence ATGAGTGAAAATAAAAATACAAATAAAAATACAAAAACTATGGAACAAAAAGTCCAAGATTTAACACAAATAACAAAAAAGTTGAGATACAACATTGTTAAAATGATAGCGAAAGCTAATTCAGGACACCCTGGAGGCTCATTATCTGCTATTGATGTAGTAGCTACACTTTATTATGAAGTTATGAATCAAGATGCTTCAAATCCAAATATGCCAAATAGAGACAGATTTATATTAAGTAAAGGACACGCTTGTCCAGCAGTTTATGCCACATTGGCAAGTTTGAACTATTTTTCAGAAAATGAATTATGGAATCTTAGACAAGTTGGAGCTCTTTTACAAGGACACCCTACAATTGAAATACCTGGAATCGAAGCGAACACTGGTTCATTAGGTCAAGGATTTTCTGCATCAGTAGGTGTTGCACTCGGTTGTAGATTAGATAAATATGAAAATAACGTTTTTACACTCTTAGGCGACGGAGAATGCCAAGAAGGTCAAGTATGGGAAGCTGCAATGGCTGCACATCACTACAAATTAGATAATTTAATCGCAATTGTTGACAGAAACAAATTACAGATTGATGGATGTACTGAAGATGTAATGTGTTTAGGCGACGTTAAAGCTAAATTTGATGCTTTCGGTTGGAATACTTTTGAAATTGATGGACACGACTATAAAGCAATAATTGAAACCATAGAAACTGCAAAAGCACTTAAAAACGGAAAACCTACTGCAATAGTTGCAAACACTATTAAAGGAAAAGGTGTTTCATTTATGGAAAATAACGTAGGATTCCACGGGAAAGCACCAAATGCAGAACAATTAGAGCAAGCTTTAAACGAATTAAGTAATTAA
- the rpe gene encoding ribulose-phosphate 3-epimerase translates to MVMIGASILSANYGHMAEEVRRAEEAKVDFFHVDIMDGHFVPNLSMGLKVPEYLQDITHGTKIDVHLMVENPDIFIPKIAEASDMVSFHAEATKFLFRTVDLIADNGAKPIVALNPSTSISNIEYVLENLYGVLIMTVEPGFSGQSFINPMLKKIDKLKNLILTEGYDTKIFVDGGINTTTAPKVVEAGADALIAASAIYGKDDVVKAVQDLRASANFKI, encoded by the coding sequence ATGGTTATGATTGGAGCTTCAATACTTTCTGCTAATTATGGACATATGGCAGAGGAAGTAAGGAGAGCAGAAGAGGCAAAAGTTGACTTTTTCCACGTTGATATTATGGATGGTCATTTTGTACCTAATTTAAGTATGGGTCTTAAAGTACCCGAATATTTACAAGATATTACACACGGAACTAAAATAGATGTGCACTTGATGGTTGAAAACCCCGACATATTTATCCCCAAAATAGCTGAAGCTTCCGATATGGTTTCATTTCACGCAGAAGCTACAAAGTTTTTGTTTAGAACAGTTGATTTAATTGCAGATAATGGTGCAAAGCCAATAGTAGCTTTAAACCCGTCTACAAGTATCTCAAACATCGAGTACGTTCTCGAAAACTTATATGGTGTATTAATAATGACTGTTGAGCCAGGATTTTCCGGTCAATCATTTATTAATCCAATGTTAAAAAAGATTGATAAATTAAAAAATTTAATACTTACAGAAGGATACGATACAAAGATATTCGTAGATGGCGGTATAAACACGACAACGGCTCCTAAAGTTGTTGAAGCTGGAGCTGACGCATTAATAGCGGCATCTGCAATTTATGGAAAAGACGACGTTGTAAAAGCTGTTCAAGATTTAAGGGCTTCTGCAAATTTCAAAATTTAA
- a CDS encoding transketolase family protein: MNGVKKAMREAYGETLVELGEKNENIVVLDADLSGSTKTALFSKKYPERFFNAGIAEQNMIGMSAGLARTGKTVFASTFAMFATGRAWEQIRNSIAYPKLNVKVCATHSGITVGEDGASHQMTEDLAIMRVIPNMVVLAPADYYEAKSVIKWCANYEGPVYVRMPRGNTEVIFDNEEDAKFELGKARKLKEGTDITIIATGEVVPEALKASEYLSNEGISAEVVSMTSIKPIDEVAISFAKDIIITLEDHNVIGGLGGAVSEVVSSKGLNKKVLRIGINDTFGKSGPAGELLEYYKLDGKSVAETIVKNL, encoded by the coding sequence ATGAATGGAGTTAAAAAGGCAATGAGAGAAGCCTACGGTGAAACATTAGTGGAATTAGGCGAAAAAAATGAGAATATAGTGGTATTAGATGCTGATTTATCAGGTTCTACAAAAACAGCTCTTTTCTCAAAAAAGTACCCTGAAAGATTCTTTAACGCAGGTATTGCAGAGCAAAATATGATAGGAATGTCTGCAGGGCTCGCAAGAACTGGAAAGACTGTTTTTGCATCTACTTTTGCAATGTTTGCAACTGGTAGGGCTTGGGAACAAATAAGGAACTCGATTGCATACCCTAAATTAAATGTAAAAGTATGTGCAACTCACAGTGGTATTACAGTGGGTGAAGACGGAGCTTCCCACCAAATGACTGAAGATTTAGCAATTATGCGAGTTATACCAAATATGGTTGTTTTAGCTCCAGCAGACTACTATGAAGCTAAAAGTGTTATAAAATGGTGTGCAAATTACGAAGGACCCGTTTACGTAAGAATGCCAAGGGGAAATACGGAAGTTATTTTCGATAACGAAGAAGATGCAAAATTCGAGTTAGGAAAAGCAAGAAAATTAAAAGAAGGGACCGATATTACAATTATCGCAACTGGTGAAGTAGTCCCAGAAGCTTTAAAAGCGTCAGAATACTTAAGTAATGAAGGAATAAGTGCTGAAGTGGTATCTATGACTTCGATAAAACCTATCGATGAAGTTGCAATATCATTTGCAAAAGATATTATTATTACTTTAGAAGACCACAACGTAATCGGTGGTTTAGGTGGGGCTGTTTCCGAAGTAGTTTCATCAAAAGGTCTTAATAAAAAGGTTTTAAGAATAGGTATTAACGACACATTTGGTAAATCAGGTCCTGCCGGTGAATTATTGGAATATTATAAATTAGATGGGAAAAGCGTAGCTGAAACAATTGTTAAAAACTTATAA
- a CDS encoding TIGR00300 family protein: MFMQEIELKGHIIDSMIMTKAFDKTLDLGGDYKVLEFQVGKEKTDPSYAKLLIISSKSQQHLESILEELQNIGADIPEVEDVNLKQAEKDQCLPKGFYSTTNHQTFVKLNGEWIKVGHPKMDAVITVDPTTKTAETKVIRKIKADDYVVVGHSGIRIVPPEKPREAGQLFEFMNSEVSSEKPKEAIIRKIAKEMFEIKQEYQKNLKEGKNEGGIAIVGGPAIIHTGGGEALAKLVEMGYVQGLLAGNALATHDVESVLYGTSLGIDIESANPVLGGHKHHIYAINEINKAGSIKDAVEKGILTKGIMYECIHNNVPYILAGSIRDDGPLPDVVTDSVEAQDIMRNMVMDKKMVIMMATLLHSIATGNLMPSSVKTVCVDILPATVTKLMDRGTSQAIGVVTDIGVFLVLLAKELEKLENENK, from the coding sequence ATGTTTATGCAAGAAATTGAACTAAAAGGGCATATTATAGACAGTATGATAATGACTAAAGCATTTGACAAGACTTTAGACTTAGGCGGGGATTACAAAGTTTTAGAATTTCAAGTGGGTAAAGAAAAAACCGACCCTTCTTACGCAAAGCTATTAATAATCTCTTCTAAGAGTCAGCAACATCTCGAGAGTATTTTAGAGGAATTGCAAAACATCGGTGCAGATATTCCGGAAGTTGAAGATGTTAACTTAAAACAAGCTGAAAAAGACCAATGTTTGCCTAAAGGATTTTATTCTACAACTAATCACCAGACCTTTGTTAAATTAAATGGAGAATGGATTAAAGTAGGACACCCAAAAATGGATGCGGTAATTACTGTAGACCCAACTACAAAAACCGCTGAAACAAAGGTAATACGGAAAATTAAGGCGGACGATTACGTTGTAGTTGGTCATAGTGGTATTAGAATCGTACCTCCTGAAAAACCACGAGAAGCTGGTCAATTATTTGAGTTTATGAACTCCGAAGTTTCCTCTGAAAAGCCAAAAGAGGCCATAATCAGAAAAATTGCAAAAGAAATGTTCGAAATAAAACAAGAATACCAGAAAAACTTAAAAGAAGGGAAAAACGAAGGTGGTATCGCAATAGTGGGGGGTCCTGCTATTATTCACACAGGCGGAGGCGAAGCTTTAGCTAAACTTGTGGAAATGGGTTATGTTCAAGGTCTTTTGGCAGGAAATGCCCTCGCAACACACGATGTAGAGAGCGTATTATATGGTACGTCATTGGGCATTGATATAGAATCTGCAAATCCCGTTTTAGGAGGTCATAAGCACCACATTTATGCCATAAACGAGATTAACAAAGCAGGTAGTATAAAAGACGCTGTAGAAAAAGGCATACTTACTAAGGGTATTATGTACGAGTGTATACATAATAATGTGCCATATATATTGGCTGGAAGTATAAGAGACGATGGACCACTCCCTGATGTAGTTACTGACTCCGTAGAAGCTCAAGATATAATGAGAAATATGGTAATGGACAAAAAAATGGTTATTATGATGGCAACGCTCTTGCATTCAATAGCAACGGGTAATTTAATGCCTTCTTCTGTAAAAACCGTATGTGTGGATATTTTACCTGCAACCGTTACAAAATTAATGGATAGGGGGACGTCTCAAGCAATTGGTGTAGTGACCGATATAGGCGTATTTTTAGTATTACTTGCAAAAGAATTGGAAAAATTGGAAAATGAAAATAAATAA